The following coding sequences lie in one Chelonia mydas isolate rCheMyd1 chromosome 6, rCheMyd1.pri.v2, whole genome shotgun sequence genomic window:
- the STX3 gene encoding syntaxin-3 isoform X3, which translates to MKDRLEQLKAKQDQDDDADDVEIAIENAGFMDEFFSEIEETRQNIEKIAENVEGAKKLYSIILSAPIPEQKTKDDLEQLTAEIKKIANSIRNKLKSMERSIEQDEVQSSADLRIRKSQHSVLSRKFVDVMTKYNEAQVDFRERSKGRIQRQLEITGKNTTDEELEEMLESGNPSIFTSGIMDSQISKQALSEIEGRHKDIVRLESSIKELHDMFVDIAMLVENQGGVLDNIELNMMHTVDHVERARDETKKALVYKKKAHKKMIIIIVVVVVLLGIIALIIGLSVGLK; encoded by the exons AAGCAGGACCAGGATGACGATGCCGACGATGTGGAGATCGCTATCGAGAACGCGGGGTTCATGGACGAGTTCTTCTCCGAG ATTGAAGAAACCCGACAAAATATTGAGAAAATTGCAGAGAATGTGGAGGGGGCGAAAAAGCTGTACAGTATCATCCTGTCCGCCCCCATCCCTGAGCAAA AGACGAAAGACGACCTGGAGCAGCTCACGGCAGAGATCAAGAAAATAGCCAACAGCATCCGAAACAAGCTTAAGA GCATGGAGCGGAGCATCGAGCAGGATGAGGTCCAGTCGTCGGCGGATCTGCGGATACGGAAATCCCAG CATTCTGTTCTCTCCCGGAAGTTTGTTGATGTGATGACCAAGTACAACGAGGCACAGGTCGACTTCCGGGAACGTAGCAAAGGGCGGATCCAGCGGCAGCTCGAGATCA CTGGGAAGAATACGACggatgaggagctggaggagatgcTAGAGAGTGGAAACCCCTCAATATTCACATCTGGG ATCATGGATTCACAGATTTCGAAGCAGGCGCTGAGCGAGATCGAGGGGCGGCACAAGGACATCGTGCGGCTCGAGAGCAGCATCAAGGAACTTCACGACATGTTCGTGGACATCGCCATGCTGGTGGAAAACCAG GGCGGGGTCCTAGATAACATAGAGCTGAACATGATGCATACGGTAGACCACGTAGAGAGAGCGCGCGATGAGACCAAAAAGGCTCTGGTATACAAGAAAAAGGCTCACAAG AAAATGATAATTATCATTGTGGTAGTGGTTGTCTTGCTCGGAATAATAGCTCTGATTATTGGACTTTCCGTAGGGCTCAAGTAA
- the STX3 gene encoding syntaxin-3 isoform X4: protein MKDRLEQLKAKQDQDDDADDVEIAIENAGFMDEFFSEIEETRQNIEKIAENVEGAKKLYSIILSAPIPEQKTKDDLEQLTAEIKKIANSIRNKLKSMERSIEQDEVQSSADLRIRKSQHSVLSRKFVDVMTKYNEAQVDFRERSKGRIQRQLEITGKNTTDEELEEMLESGNPSIFTSGIMDSQISKQALSEIEGRHKDIVRLESSIKELHDMFVDIAMLVENQGAMIDRIETNMDQSVGFVERAVADTKKAVKYQSEARRKKIMIMICCIILAIILASTIGGIFA from the exons AAGCAGGACCAGGATGACGATGCCGACGATGTGGAGATCGCTATCGAGAACGCGGGGTTCATGGACGAGTTCTTCTCCGAG ATTGAAGAAACCCGACAAAATATTGAGAAAATTGCAGAGAATGTGGAGGGGGCGAAAAAGCTGTACAGTATCATCCTGTCCGCCCCCATCCCTGAGCAAA AGACGAAAGACGACCTGGAGCAGCTCACGGCAGAGATCAAGAAAATAGCCAACAGCATCCGAAACAAGCTTAAGA GCATGGAGCGGAGCATCGAGCAGGATGAGGTCCAGTCGTCGGCGGATCTGCGGATACGGAAATCCCAG CATTCTGTTCTCTCCCGGAAGTTTGTTGATGTGATGACCAAGTACAACGAGGCACAGGTCGACTTCCGGGAACGTAGCAAAGGGCGGATCCAGCGGCAGCTCGAGATCA CTGGGAAGAATACGACggatgaggagctggaggagatgcTAGAGAGTGGAAACCCCTCAATATTCACATCTGGG ATCATGGATTCACAGATTTCGAAGCAGGCGCTGAGCGAGATCGAGGGGCGGCACAAGGACATCGTGCGGCTCGAGAGCAGCATCAAGGAACTTCACGACATGTTCGTGGACATCGCCATGCTGGTGGAAAACCAG GGAGCCATGATCGACCGCATAGAGACCAACATGGACCAGTCGGTGGGCTTTGTGGAACGGGCCGTGGCTGACACCAAAAAGGCTGTGAAATACCAGAGCGAGGCCAGAAGG AAGAAGATCATGATCATGATCTGTTGCATCATCCTGGCCATCATCCTGGCTTCCACCATTGGGGGCATCTTCGCCTGA
- the STX3 gene encoding syntaxin-3 isoform X1, protein MKDRLEQLKAKQDQDDDADDVEIAIENAGFMDEFFSEIEETRQNIEKIAENVEGAKKLYSIILSAPIPEQKTKDDLEQLTAEIKKIANSIRNKLKSMERSIEQDEVQSSADLRIRKSQHSVLSRKFVDVMTKYNEAQVDFRERSKGRIQRQLEITGKNTTDEELEEMLESGNPSIFTSGIMDSQISKQALSEIEGRHKDIVRLESSIKELHDMFVDIAMLVENQGGVLDNIELNMMHTVDHVERARDETKKALVYKKKAHKGAMIDRIETNMDQSVGFVERAVADTKKAVKYQSEARRVRTTNHNPIPFPSPANQWPRLTLLRCHPIFNHPTNQNPTPSNLPSHQSQSPIQPPLTSQSPHLALLRSIQS, encoded by the exons AAGCAGGACCAGGATGACGATGCCGACGATGTGGAGATCGCTATCGAGAACGCGGGGTTCATGGACGAGTTCTTCTCCGAG ATTGAAGAAACCCGACAAAATATTGAGAAAATTGCAGAGAATGTGGAGGGGGCGAAAAAGCTGTACAGTATCATCCTGTCCGCCCCCATCCCTGAGCAAA AGACGAAAGACGACCTGGAGCAGCTCACGGCAGAGATCAAGAAAATAGCCAACAGCATCCGAAACAAGCTTAAGA GCATGGAGCGGAGCATCGAGCAGGATGAGGTCCAGTCGTCGGCGGATCTGCGGATACGGAAATCCCAG CATTCTGTTCTCTCCCGGAAGTTTGTTGATGTGATGACCAAGTACAACGAGGCACAGGTCGACTTCCGGGAACGTAGCAAAGGGCGGATCCAGCGGCAGCTCGAGATCA CTGGGAAGAATACGACggatgaggagctggaggagatgcTAGAGAGTGGAAACCCCTCAATATTCACATCTGGG ATCATGGATTCACAGATTTCGAAGCAGGCGCTGAGCGAGATCGAGGGGCGGCACAAGGACATCGTGCGGCTCGAGAGCAGCATCAAGGAACTTCACGACATGTTCGTGGACATCGCCATGCTGGTGGAAAACCAG GGCGGGGTCCTAGATAACATAGAGCTGAACATGATGCATACGGTAGACCACGTAGAGAGAGCGCGCGATGAGACCAAAAAGGCTCTGGTATACAAGAAAAAGGCTCACAAG GGAGCCATGATCGACCGCATAGAGACCAACATGGACCAGTCGGTGGGCTTTGTGGAACGGGCCGTGGCTGACACCAAAAAGGCTGTGAAATACCAGAGCGAGGCCAGAAGGGTGAGAACAACCAATCACAACCCCATCCCGTTTCCATCTCCTGCCAATCAGTGGCCCCGTCTCACCCTTCTCAGATGCCATCCAATCTTCAATCATCCCACCAACCAAAACCCCACCCCATCTAATCTCCCATCCCACCAGTCACAGTCTCCCATCCAACCTCCACTCACCAGTCAAAGCCCCCATCTTGCCCTCCTCAGATCCATCCAATCATGA
- the STX3 gene encoding syntaxin-3 isoform X2: MKDRLEQLKAKQDQDDDADDVEIAIENAGFMDEFFSEIEETRQNIEKIAENVEGAKKLYSIILSAPIPEQKTKDDLEQLTAEIKKIANSIRNKLKSMERSIEQDEVQSSADLRIRKSQHSVLSRKFVDVMTKYNEAQVDFRERSKGRIQRQLEITGKNTTDEELEEMLESGNPSIFTSGIMDSQISKQALSEIEGRHKDIVRLESSIKELHDMFVDIAMLVENQGGVLDNIELNMMHTVDHVERARDETKKALVYKKKAHKGAMIDRIETNMDQSVGFVERAVADTKKAVKYQSEARRKKIMIMICCIILAIILASTIGGIFA, translated from the exons AAGCAGGACCAGGATGACGATGCCGACGATGTGGAGATCGCTATCGAGAACGCGGGGTTCATGGACGAGTTCTTCTCCGAG ATTGAAGAAACCCGACAAAATATTGAGAAAATTGCAGAGAATGTGGAGGGGGCGAAAAAGCTGTACAGTATCATCCTGTCCGCCCCCATCCCTGAGCAAA AGACGAAAGACGACCTGGAGCAGCTCACGGCAGAGATCAAGAAAATAGCCAACAGCATCCGAAACAAGCTTAAGA GCATGGAGCGGAGCATCGAGCAGGATGAGGTCCAGTCGTCGGCGGATCTGCGGATACGGAAATCCCAG CATTCTGTTCTCTCCCGGAAGTTTGTTGATGTGATGACCAAGTACAACGAGGCACAGGTCGACTTCCGGGAACGTAGCAAAGGGCGGATCCAGCGGCAGCTCGAGATCA CTGGGAAGAATACGACggatgaggagctggaggagatgcTAGAGAGTGGAAACCCCTCAATATTCACATCTGGG ATCATGGATTCACAGATTTCGAAGCAGGCGCTGAGCGAGATCGAGGGGCGGCACAAGGACATCGTGCGGCTCGAGAGCAGCATCAAGGAACTTCACGACATGTTCGTGGACATCGCCATGCTGGTGGAAAACCAG GGCGGGGTCCTAGATAACATAGAGCTGAACATGATGCATACGGTAGACCACGTAGAGAGAGCGCGCGATGAGACCAAAAAGGCTCTGGTATACAAGAAAAAGGCTCACAAG GGAGCCATGATCGACCGCATAGAGACCAACATGGACCAGTCGGTGGGCTTTGTGGAACGGGCCGTGGCTGACACCAAAAAGGCTGTGAAATACCAGAGCGAGGCCAGAAGG AAGAAGATCATGATCATGATCTGTTGCATCATCCTGGCCATCATCCTGGCTTCCACCATTGGGGGCATCTTCGCCTGA
- the MRPL16 gene encoding 39S ribosomal protein L16, mitochondrial isoform X2 gives MHLSPPLEKCCGKMLSGGWSDVSIPDRPKLKFMDKVPSVPKVRREFKNLRDIRGPSTEATEFTQGQYGILALGGGYLHWGHFEMMRLTINRHLDPKIMFAVWRIPAPYKPITRKSLGQRMGGGKGAIDHYVTAVKCGRLILEVGGHCEFGEVEHFLTQVAKKLPFPAKAVSCQSLEEMRQAEEERRCKNQNPWTFERVITSNMLGSRKVLSPYDLSQKGRYWGKFFLKDRV, from the exons ATGCATTTGTCACCTCCCTTGGAAAAGTGTTGCGGGAAGATGTTGAGTGGGGGCTGGAGTG ACGTCTCCATCCCTGACAGACCCAAACTGAAGTTCATGGACAAAGTTCCAAGTGTACCTAAAGTGAGGCGGGAATTCAAAAACCTACGTGACATCCGTGGCCCATCCACTGAGGCCACTGAGTTCACCCAGGGACAATATGGCATTTTG gcATTGGGCGGTGGTTACCTTCATTGGGGTCACTTTGAAATGATGCGTCTAACCATCAATCGTCACCTGGATCCCAAGATCATGTTCGCCGTGTGGCGCATCCCAGCCCCTTACAAGCCCATCACCCGCAAGAGCCTAGGCCAGCGTATGGGCGGGGGCAAAGGTGCCATCGACCACTATGTGACAGCAGTGAAATGTGGCCGCCTCATTTTGGAAGTGGGTGGGCACTGCGAGTTCGGGGAGGTGGAGCACTTCCTCACACAGGTGGCCAAGAAGCTGCCGTTCCCAGCCAAGGCAGTCAGCTGCCAGTCCCTGGAGGAGATGCGCCAGGCGGAAGAGGAGAGAAGATGCAAAAATCAGAACCCATGGACCTTTGAGCGTGTCATCACCTCCAACATGCTGGGGAGCCGCAAGGTGCTGAGCCCCTACGATCTGTCACAGAAGGGGCGCTACTGGGGCAAGTTCTTTCTGAAAGACAGAGTGTAA
- the CBLIF gene encoding cobalamin binding intrinsic factor, with product MIPNYELLAKCAVPAKQQYMVTELQSKMESSIVLQSSPNPSILIALNLAGGTQDGTKEKLLVQQIKDRVIKEGTVEMTSGQVALYILALISSCEDPKCITANINLVEVLKLKTKEELTYLSDHSTPKTMFYQLSLDILALCLEGANVSEAAVSLAKEALDKDFFVDTGAMATLALTCVHNGLVKAEQSRILAPINEALYKLQQQILRAVETNTANIYSIGLALQALNVTSVSYPTGDWNCSQMLAKVLTEISQGAFNNPMAAAQILPSLVGKTYLNVIRLSCSSDKVMVKYTIINHLRGQHFTHTISVSVPKGSVLLSVLQAAQQDNPQDFSYETEQTSWGLMVVSINNRAANSNDKTYWQFLNGTEPLEQGVDSYIPSNNEHIEAIFSTY from the exons atgattcccaactacgAGCTACTGGCCaagtgtg CTGTCCCTGCTAAGCAGCAGTACATGGTCACTGAACTCCAAAGTAAAATGGAGAGCTCTATCGTCCTGCAAAGCTCACCGAACCCCAGCATCCTGATTGCTTTGAACCTGGCTGGCGGCACACAGGATGGCACGAAGGAAAAGCTCCTGGTGCAGCAGATAAAAGACAGGGTCATCAAGGAAGGCACAGTGG AAATGACCTCTGGCCAGGTGGCCCTCTACATCCTCGCCCTCATCTCGTCCTGCGAGGATCCCAAGTGCATCACAGCCAACATCAACTTGGTTGAAGTCTTGAAGTTGAAAACCAAGGAGGAGTTGACCTACTTGA GTGACCACAGCACACCCAAGACAATGTTCTACCAGCTCAGCCTGGACATCCTGGCTCTGTGCCTGGAGGGGGCCAATGTCAGTGAGGCAGCGGTAAGCCTGGCCAAGGAGGCACTGGACAAGGACTTCTTTGTGG ACACCGGAGCCATGGCGACTCTGGCACTGACCTGCGTGCACAATGGGCTGGTGAAGGCTGAGCAGAGCAGGATCCTGGCACCCATCAACGAAGCACTGTACAAGCTCCAACAGCAGATCCTCAGGGCCGTGGAGACCAACACCGCCAATATATACAGCATCGGCTTGGCTCTTCAG GCGCTCAATGTCACTTCGGTGTCCTATCCCACCGGGGACTGGAACTGCTCACAGATGCTAGCCAAGGTGCTCACCGAGATCTCCCAGGGAGCCTTCAACAACCCCATGGCCGCTGCCCAGATCCTCCCTTCTCTCGTGGGCAAAACCTACCTGAATGTGATCAGACTCAGCTGCTCGTCAGATAAGG TCATGGTGAAATACACCATCATCAACCACCTCAGGGGGCAACACTTCACCCACACCATCTCCGTGAGCGTACCCAAAGGCTCTGTGCTGCTCTCCGTCCTGCAAGCAGCTCAGCAGGACAATCCACAGGACTTCAG CTATGAAACAGAGCAGACATCCTGGGGCCTCATGGTGGTCTCCATCAACAACCGGGCTGCCAACTCCAATGACAAGACCTACTGGCAGTTCCTCAACGGCACAGAGCCCCTGGAGCAAG GTGTCGACAGCTACATACCAAGTAACAACGAGCATATTGAGGCCATCTTCAGCACATACTGA
- the MRPL16 gene encoding 39S ribosomal protein L16, mitochondrial isoform X1 codes for MWRRLARRLRALPKVPGDPFCARVLSAGLKSYVLPQDYTNVSIPDRPKLKFMDKVPSVPKVRREFKNLRDIRGPSTEATEFTQGQYGILALGGGYLHWGHFEMMRLTINRHLDPKIMFAVWRIPAPYKPITRKSLGQRMGGGKGAIDHYVTAVKCGRLILEVGGHCEFGEVEHFLTQVAKKLPFPAKAVSCQSLEEMRQAEEERRCKNQNPWTFERVITSNMLGSRKVLSPYDLSQKGRYWGKFFLKDRV; via the exons ATGTGGAGGCGACTCGCGCGCCGTCTCCGCGCGCTGCCAAAGGTTCCCGGAG ATCCTTTTTGTGCCAGAGTCCTCAGTGCTGGCCTGAAGAGCTACGTGCTTCCCCAGGATTATACCA ACGTCTCCATCCCTGACAGACCCAAACTGAAGTTCATGGACAAAGTTCCAAGTGTACCTAAAGTGAGGCGGGAATTCAAAAACCTACGTGACATCCGTGGCCCATCCACTGAGGCCACTGAGTTCACCCAGGGACAATATGGCATTTTG gcATTGGGCGGTGGTTACCTTCATTGGGGTCACTTTGAAATGATGCGTCTAACCATCAATCGTCACCTGGATCCCAAGATCATGTTCGCCGTGTGGCGCATCCCAGCCCCTTACAAGCCCATCACCCGCAAGAGCCTAGGCCAGCGTATGGGCGGGGGCAAAGGTGCCATCGACCACTATGTGACAGCAGTGAAATGTGGCCGCCTCATTTTGGAAGTGGGTGGGCACTGCGAGTTCGGGGAGGTGGAGCACTTCCTCACACAGGTGGCCAAGAAGCTGCCGTTCCCAGCCAAGGCAGTCAGCTGCCAGTCCCTGGAGGAGATGCGCCAGGCGGAAGAGGAGAGAAGATGCAAAAATCAGAACCCATGGACCTTTGAGCGTGTCATCACCTCCAACATGCTGGGGAGCCGCAAGGTGCTGAGCCCCTACGATCTGTCACAGAAGGGGCGCTACTGGGGCAAGTTCTTTCTGAAAGACAGAGTGTAA